A portion of the Micromonospora vinacea genome contains these proteins:
- a CDS encoding ABC transporter ATP-binding protein, with translation MTLARADQASRRYGDVLALDRVDLEVRAGELVGLLGPNGAGKSTLMNLLVGLRRPSSGRVELFGGDPRDPASRRQIGVTPQETGLPGTLRVGEVVDFVSAHYPDPVPRAELLDRFGLADLARRQTGGLSGGQRRRLAVALAFVGRPRLVLLDEPTTGLDVAARHTLWDAIRAFHDDGGTVLLSSHYLEEVEALAHRVVVIGQGRVLADDTVDAVRGIVGVRRVSLIADDLPDLPGVVRSERIDGRLHLLTTDADELVRALVTARTPFTDLEVRPTSLEEAFLAITSGDVTSGNVTSGDEPAGTGQPTTAAAGGRPTTV, from the coding sequence ATGACCCTCGCCCGCGCCGACCAGGCCAGCCGCCGGTACGGCGACGTCCTCGCCCTCGACCGTGTCGACCTGGAAGTCCGGGCCGGTGAGCTGGTCGGCCTGCTCGGGCCGAACGGCGCCGGCAAGAGCACCCTGATGAACCTGCTGGTGGGCCTGCGCCGCCCCAGCTCCGGGCGGGTGGAGCTGTTCGGTGGCGACCCCCGCGACCCGGCGAGCCGGCGGCAGATCGGGGTCACCCCACAGGAGACCGGTCTGCCCGGCACGCTGCGCGTCGGCGAGGTCGTCGACTTCGTCTCCGCGCACTATCCCGACCCGGTGCCCCGGGCGGAGCTGCTCGACCGCTTCGGCCTCGCCGACCTGGCCCGACGGCAGACCGGAGGGCTCTCCGGCGGGCAGCGCCGCCGGTTGGCGGTGGCGTTGGCGTTCGTCGGCCGGCCCCGGCTGGTGCTGCTCGACGAACCCACCACGGGCCTGGACGTGGCCGCCCGGCACACACTGTGGGACGCGATCCGGGCATTCCACGACGACGGCGGCACCGTCCTGTTGAGCAGCCACTACCTGGAGGAGGTGGAGGCGCTCGCCCACCGGGTGGTGGTCATCGGGCAGGGCCGGGTGCTGGCCGACGACACGGTGGACGCGGTGCGCGGCATCGTGGGCGTACGCCGGGTCAGCCTGATCGCCGACGACCTGCCCGACCTGCCCGGGGTGGTCCGCAGCGAACGGATCGACGGTCGGCTGCACCTGCTCACCACCGACGCCGACGAGCTGGTCCGAGCGCTGGTCACGGCCCGGACCCCGTTCACCGACCTGGAGGTACGGCCGACCTCGCTGGAGGAGGCGTTCCTCGCCATCACCAGCGGCGACGTCACCAGCGGAAACGTCACCAGCGGCGACGAGCCCGCCGGCACCGGCCAACCCACCACTGCCGCTGCCGGCGGCCGACCCACCACCGTCTGA
- a CDS encoding transcriptional regulator: MTELDPVIHAQARLRVVATLSALNVGDKIAFPRLQELLAMTAGNLSVHLRKLEDAGYVEISKTHRGRTPATLVGLSRRGRLAFEEYTEAIRALLDPTPSKEQP; this comes from the coding sequence GTGACCGAGCTGGATCCGGTCATCCACGCGCAGGCCCGGCTACGGGTGGTGGCCACCCTCTCCGCTCTCAACGTCGGCGACAAGATCGCGTTCCCCCGCCTCCAGGAGCTGCTCGCGATGACCGCCGGCAACCTCTCGGTTCACCTGCGCAAACTCGAGGACGCCGGCTACGTGGAGATCAGCAAGACCCATCGTGGACGCACGCCGGCGACCCTGGTCGGGCTCAGCCGGCGAGGCCGGCTGGCGTTCGAGGAGTACACCGAAGCTATCCGCGCCCTGCTCGACCCCACCCCGTCGAAGGAGCAGCCATGA
- a CDS encoding transporter, translating into MDLDDDSPPTDAAAALRLIQDQRSATARRLDPDARLLYWPWGVAWLVGFGLFFLRFSPGDRALVHLPSWLPLTVLFVLLAAAGAIQAVVSVRAYGQVTGDSARRGQWYGYAWALGSVSVYAGLGRISEHLPHDLAALLWSATAVGLTGALHMAGGAVWLDQDLFRLGVWISVINLIGAIAGPGWHPLVVAVAGGGGILVAGALARRRQRQRQQP; encoded by the coding sequence GTGGACCTCGACGATGATTCACCGCCCACCGACGCCGCGGCGGCACTCCGGCTGATCCAGGACCAACGGTCGGCGACGGCACGCCGGCTCGATCCCGATGCCCGCCTGCTCTACTGGCCGTGGGGTGTCGCCTGGCTGGTCGGTTTCGGGCTGTTCTTCCTCCGGTTCTCCCCCGGTGACCGAGCGCTGGTCCACCTGCCGAGCTGGCTGCCACTGACCGTCCTGTTCGTACTGCTCGCGGCCGCCGGAGCGATCCAGGCAGTGGTCAGCGTGCGGGCCTACGGCCAGGTGACCGGCGACTCCGCCCGGCGAGGGCAGTGGTACGGCTACGCCTGGGCCCTCGGTTCGGTGAGCGTCTACGCGGGGCTGGGCCGGATCTCCGAGCACCTGCCGCACGACCTGGCGGCGCTGCTCTGGTCGGCGACCGCCGTCGGGCTGACCGGCGCGCTGCACATGGCCGGCGGGGCGGTCTGGCTGGACCAGGACCTGTTCCGCCTCGGCGTCTGGATCAGCGTGATCAACCTGATCGGGGCGATCGCCGGGCCGGGCTGGCACCCGCTCGTCGTGGCGGTGGCCGGCGGCGGCGGAATCCTGGTGGCCGGCGCGCTCGCCAGGCGGCGACAGCGACAGCGACAGCAGCCGTGA
- a CDS encoding type VII secretion target, which translates to MSSPSNELEVQPEALTAFAAGSKDRAARFRELHRAFGDGHVPRHAFGVMPASFNLAATYAEQFEACLQGLADGAEMMADIAEGVSDTAAAYTGTDAATTDLFVPGRPPAPDVIAPGPWSGGTGAPSGPVPA; encoded by the coding sequence GTGTCAAGCCCGAGCAATGAGCTGGAGGTCCAGCCGGAGGCCCTGACGGCGTTCGCCGCGGGGTCCAAGGATCGGGCGGCCCGTTTCCGCGAGCTGCACCGCGCCTTCGGCGACGGGCACGTGCCCCGGCACGCCTTCGGGGTGATGCCGGCGTCCTTCAACCTCGCGGCGACGTACGCCGAGCAGTTCGAGGCGTGCCTGCAGGGGCTCGCCGACGGCGCCGAGATGATGGCGGACATCGCGGAGGGGGTCAGTGACACCGCCGCCGCCTACACCGGCACCGACGCGGCCACCACCGACCTGTTCGTGCCCGGCCGCCCGCCCGCCCCCGACGTCATAGCGCCGGGCCCCTGGTCGGGTGGCACCGGCGCTCCGAGCGGGCCGGTGCCCGCATGA
- a CDS encoding WXG100 family type VII secretion target, with amino-acid sequence MSTEALQRNRTYFEQIVSGTPDPFKPLSNAVLWPFEQLLELVAGEPDDLMRAAQLCLDTGAAVRDIAGDQIADRARLRGAWTGDAAESFHASMESVEAAIEELAQGLDGTKDVLVEAANAAVDAFNLLVELILEFLLWFLTEVIIAAVAAALSAGVSLAATVVRVLARLATTVGRMVKIVARFAEVLTRLAARLGKVAGQLRKYADTVMEIKRRKKQYKLLSKGGWTPEGRAFQVEKFKTLFPGKFVINQVSPVNIPGFGGALLDTGVGLHDISDGHKDRNYLVDGTYSEDLGPYTVGVQNVFDSIVN; translated from the coding sequence ATGAGCACCGAGGCGTTGCAGCGCAACAGGACCTACTTCGAGCAGATCGTGTCGGGCACCCCCGACCCCTTCAAGCCGCTCTCCAACGCGGTGCTCTGGCCGTTCGAGCAGTTGCTGGAGCTGGTCGCCGGCGAACCGGACGACCTGATGCGGGCCGCGCAGCTCTGCCTGGACACCGGCGCGGCGGTCCGGGACATCGCCGGTGACCAGATCGCCGACCGGGCCCGGTTGCGCGGCGCCTGGACGGGCGACGCCGCCGAGAGCTTCCATGCCTCGATGGAGTCGGTGGAGGCGGCGATCGAGGAGTTGGCCCAGGGGCTCGACGGCACCAAGGACGTGCTGGTCGAGGCGGCGAACGCGGCGGTGGACGCGTTCAACCTGCTGGTCGAGCTGATCCTCGAGTTCCTGCTCTGGTTCCTCACCGAGGTGATCATCGCGGCGGTGGCCGCAGCGCTGAGCGCCGGCGTCTCGCTGGCCGCCACCGTGGTCCGGGTGCTGGCCCGGCTGGCCACCACAGTGGGTCGGATGGTCAAGATCGTCGCTCGGTTCGCCGAGGTGCTCACCCGCCTCGCCGCCCGGCTGGGCAAGGTCGCCGGGCAGCTCCGCAAGTACGCGGACACCGTCATGGAGATCAAGCGGCGGAAGAAGCAGTACAAGCTGCTCAGCAAGGGTGGCTGGACGCCCGAGGGGCGTGCCTTCCAGGTCGAGAAGTTCAAGACCCTCTTTCCCGGCAAGTTCGTCATCAACCAGGTCTCGCCGGTCAACATCCCCGGCTTCGGCGGCGCCCTGCTGGACACCGGCGTGGGTCTGCACGACATCTCCGACGGGCACAAGGACCGCAACTACCTGGTGGACGGCACGTACAGCGAAGACCTGGGCCCGTACACAGTGGGTGTGCAGAATGTCTTCGACTCCATCGTGAACTGA